One region of Juglans regia cultivar Chandler chromosome 4, Walnut 2.0, whole genome shotgun sequence genomic DNA includes:
- the LOC109011554 gene encoding alpha-farnesene synthase-like yields the protein MDCKKPVVLQDEQQTLPFDQMKSEAFNIIHQRRSANYEPNIWKCDFLESLDSIYDEPECKKRAEKLIEDVRSIIFGKAVELDSLAKTLELIDSLEKLGLAIHFEVEIKEALATIAISIKQKNGNLNGEDDLYATALCFKLLRQHGYDVSQDMFSNFMDAKKGAFIRKCKHENIKGMLELLEASHLALEGENFLDVAREFSTTTLEETLPNLDGFLAKLVIHALELPSQKRVQWFDVKWHISVKEKHRDMNAILLELAKLNFNIVQATLQKDLRELSRWWRNLGLRENLTFARDRLVESFVCSVGLACEPQHSCFRKWLTKAINFILIIDDVYDVYGILEELELFTIAVNMWDVSETKMLPECMQICFLALYNTTDDFVNEIQREKGWDQLLPVHVKKVWTDFCNALYVEAKWYATGYTPSLEEYLSNAWISSSGSVLFAHAFFCLEQKVMKAEEYENFMEKSKDLLYNISVIVRLCNDLGTSSAEVERGDAPSSIVCYMREKNVSEEMARKYIKGMIDESWKKLNGECLTQMPMQLKQTFVNIARVVEGLYHQGDGFGVQDGDKRNKIKSLLLEPLSC from the exons ATGGACTGTAAGAAACCAGTAGTACTGCAAGACGAGCAGCAAACCTTGCCATTTGATCAGATGAAATCTGAAGCTTTTAATATAATACACCAGAGACGGTCTGCCAATTACGAACCAAATATATGGAAATGCGATTTCCTGGAATCTCTTGACAGCATTTACGAT gaACCGGAATGTAAAAAACGTGCAGAAAAGTTGATAGAAGATGTAAGGTCAATTATATTTGGAAAAGCTGTAGAACTTGACTCCCTGGCTAAGACGTTGGAGCTGATCGACAGCTTGGAAAAGTTGGGTTTAGCCATCCACTTTGAAGTGGAAATCAAGGAGGCGCTAGCAACCATAGCAATATCCATCAAGCAGAAAAATGGGAATCTTAATGGAGAGGATGATCTCTACGCTACTGCTCTGTGCTTTAAGCTTCTCCGGCAGCATGGCTATGATGTTTCACAAG ATATGTTTAGCAACTTCATGGATGCAAAGAAGGGAGCATTCATCAGGAAATGCAAACACGAAAATATCAAAGGAATGCTGGAGCTCTTGGAGGCCTCACATCTAGCCTTAGAAGGTGAAAACTTTCTGGATGTGGCTAGAGAATTCTCAACCACAACCCTCGAAGAAACCCTTCCAAATTTAGACGGTTTCCTTGCGAAGCTGGTGATCCATGCTTTGGAGCTTCCCTCACAAAAGAGGGTGCAATGGTTTGACGTCAAATGGCACATCAGTGTCAAAGAAAAACACAGGGACATGAACGCTATTTTGCTTGAACTTGCTAAACTTAACTTTAACATAGTTCAAGCCACGCTACAGAAAGACCTAAGGGAACTATCCAG GTGGTGGAGGAATCTGGGTCTCAGAGAGAATTTGACTTTCGCAAGAGATAGACTTGTCGAAAGTTTCGTCTGCTCGGTGGGCCTTGCGTGCGAACCTCAGCACAGCTGTTTCAGAAAATGGCTAACAAAAGCCATTAATTTTATACTGATAATTGATGATGTCTATGACGTTTATGGCATATTGGAAGAACTCGAGCTCTTCACCATTGCCGTAAATAT GTGGGATGTCAGTGAAACTAAAATGCTTCCGGAGTGCATGCAGATTTGTTTCCTAGCACTCTACAATACGACAGATGATTTCGTCAATGAAATCCAAAGAGAGAAGGGTTGGGACCAGTTATTACCAGTACATGTAAAGAAAGTG TGGACAGATTTTTGTAACGCATTATATGTGGAAGCAAAGTGGTACGCCACGGGCTACACTCCATCCCTAGAGGAATATCTAAGCAACGCATGGATTTCATCATCCGGCTCTGTGCTCTTCGCCCATGCTTTTTTCTGTCTAGAGCAGAAAGTCATGAAAGCTGAGGAATACGAGAATTTTATGGAAAAAAGCAAGGACCTCCTGTATAATATATCTGTCATAGTTCGACTCTGCAATGATCTGGGAACTTCATCG GCCGAAGTTGAAAGAGGAGATGCTCCATCATCAATCGTATGTTATATGAGAGAGAAGAATGTTTCAGAGGAAATGGCTCGGAAGTATATCAAAGGCATGATAGACGAAAGCTGGAAGAAACTAAACGGGGAATGCTTAACGCAGATGCCCATGCAGCTCAAGCAAACATTTGTGAATATTGCACGTGTGGTGGAGGGCCTTTATCACCAAGGAGATGGGTTTGGCGTTCAAGATGGTGACAAGCGGAACAAAATCAAGTCCTTGCTGCTTGAGCCTCTCTCATGCTAG